From a region of the Impatiens glandulifera chromosome 4, dImpGla2.1, whole genome shotgun sequence genome:
- the LOC124934825 gene encoding uncharacterized protein LOC124934825 encodes MSLLNNIPILTEKDYDEWKIMMHAHLAAIDDDMWYVITDGPMKIQTVSTVTTSNDGAHEMKKKPRYEWTTEDIRIANLDNVAKDTLYKTLNKDMFNKIKSCSTTKEIWGDLT; translated from the coding sequence ATGTCTTTGTTAAACAACATTCCTATTCTTACAGAAAAAGACTATGATGAATGGAAGATTATGATGCACGCACATCTGGCTGCTattgatgatgacatgtggtatgtcatcacagATGGGCCAATGAAGATTCAAACTGTCAGCACAGTCACAACATCAAATGATGGCGCTcatgagatgaagaagaagccaagatatgagtggacaactgaagatataAGGATAGCCAACCTCGACAACGTAGCTAAAGACACTCTTTATAAGACGCTGAACAAGGATATGTTCAACAAAATAAAGTCATGCTCCAccactaaagaaatttggggGGATCTGACTTAG
- the LOC124934826 gene encoding nuclear transcription factor Y subunit B-1-like: MENKGSSLRVSTAPQTEPFIPVANVVRIMRRVVPPHGKIADNVKDIVQNCVSKFIGLINAKANMCCQSESRRTITADDILRAMASLGFDDYVSTLSFYLLRYRETESLGIAVSRRPVMTFGPIPDPMGHLVLQAHDVVGSHGPSRSSDPNAGPESRPSYDPFGRS, encoded by the exons ATGGAGAACAAGGGTTCAAGTTTAAGAG TTTCAACAGCGCCACAAACAGAGCCATTCATACCGGTGGCGAATGTGGTGAGGATCATGCGGCGTGTGGTACCGCCACATGGCAAGATTGCTGACAATGTGAAGGATATTGTTCAAAATTGTGTCTCAAAATTCATTGGCCTGATAAATGCCAAAGCTAACATGTGTTGTCAGAGCGAGAGTCGTAGAACTATTACCGCCGATGACATTCTGCGAGCCATGGCCTCGCTAGGGTTTGATGATTATGTTAGCACACTTTCCTTTTACCTGCTCCGTTATCGTGAGACAGAGTCATTGGGGATTGCCGTCTCAAGACGACCCGTCATGACTTTTGGGCCAATTCCAGACCCAATGGGCCATCTAGTTTTGCAGGCCCACGATGTAGTTGGGTCGCATGGACCGTCTCGTTCAAGTGACCCTAATGCTGGACCTGAATCTAGACCTAGTTATGATCCATTTGGAAGGTCCTAA